In one Pseudomonadota bacterium genomic region, the following are encoded:
- the htpX gene encoding protease HtpX produces MLRILLFLATNVAVMVVLSIAVKVLGLEEALAAQGSGIDLPALLVMAGIIGMGGSILSLLISKWSAKRLMGLHVIERPGDTREAWLLDTVARLARDAGIGMPEVAIFDSPTPNAFATGASRDKALVAVSSGLLERMREGEVEAVLGHEVTHVANGDMVTLALVQGVVNTFVIFLSRVVGHVIDRVVLKNERGHGPGFWITTIVAELVLGVLASMIVMWFSRWREFRADAGGARLAGRDKMVAALQRLGSPVEQEPLPDQFQAFGIAGGGGLMRLFMSHPPIEERIEALRRNYT; encoded by the coding sequence ATGTTGCGCATCCTGTTATTTCTGGCCACCAACGTCGCGGTGATGGTGGTCCTGAGCATCGCCGTCAAGGTCCTGGGCCTAGAAGAGGCGCTGGCGGCGCAGGGCTCCGGGATCGATCTCCCGGCGCTCCTTGTCATGGCCGGCATCATCGGCATGGGCGGGTCCATCCTCTCGCTCCTGATATCCAAGTGGTCGGCCAAGCGCCTGATGGGCCTGCACGTGATCGAGCGCCCGGGGGATACCCGCGAGGCTTGGTTGCTCGACACGGTCGCGAGGCTGGCGCGCGATGCCGGTATCGGCATGCCCGAGGTCGCGATCTTCGACTCGCCCACCCCCAATGCCTTCGCCACCGGCGCGAGCCGTGACAAGGCGCTGGTCGCGGTCAGCAGCGGCCTCTTAGAGCGCATGCGCGAGGGGGAAGTCGAGGCGGTCCTGGGGCACGAGGTCACGCACGTGGCGAACGGCGATATGGTGACGCTCGCGCTCGTCCAGGGCGTGGTCAATACCTTCGTCATCTTCCTCTCGCGGGTGGTCGGCCACGTGATCGACCGCGTGGTGCTCAAGAACGAGCGCGGCCATGGGCCGGGGTTCTGGATCACGACCATCGTCGCCGAGCTGGTGCTCGGCGTGCTCGCATCGATGATCGTCATGTGGTTCAGCCGCTGGCGGGAGTTCCGTGCCGACGCCGGGGGCGCCAGGCTGGCCGGCCGCGACAAGATGGTCGCGGCCCTCCAACGCCTCGGATCGCCGGTCGAGCAGGAGCCCCTGCCCGACCAGTTCCAGGCCTTCGGCATCGCCGGTGGCGGCGGTCTCATGCGCCTGTTCATGAGCCACCCGCCGATCGAGGAGCGCATCGAGGCGCTGCGGCGCAACTACACGTAA